DNA from Dama dama isolate Ldn47 chromosome 5, ASM3311817v1, whole genome shotgun sequence:
AGAGTGACTACTCGGGTTCCAAATGGCCAAGCTGGTCACCAACCACGCAGAccccttgtgcttcctccaggacCAAGCCCAGTGACTCTCTAGAGACCTTTTGGAGACCCATCCTCCCCCCAGCGCAGCCCCTCTGACCCCACCTGCATCTTGCCCACAGGTGCACTTGCTGGCCCGAAGCCATGGGGTCCGTGTCCACCTGGACGGGGCGCGGTTGATGAATGCCGCGGTGGCTCTGGGCGTGCCCCCAGCCCGCATCGTGGAGCACTGTGACTCTGTGTCTCTCTGTTTTTCCAAGGTAGGGAAGCTACAGGAGGGTGGAGGTGCCCACCGCAGGAGGCTGAGCTGTgtcctggggctcctgggcagGCAGCTACTCACCCTGGGTCCTCTAACCCCCTCCCCTAACAAGGCCACAGTGTCTGCCCCACCACATCCCTCTTGCCCCCTCCAGAGCCCCGAGAACAGAGATGCACACCATGGGCAGGTGGGCAGGCCTCCTCTCTTCCTTCAGGGCCTTGGTGCACCAGTGGGGGCCCTGGTTGGGGGATCCAAGGACTTCATTGAAGAAGCCTGGCGCCTCCGGAAAGCCCTGGGTGGAGGGATGCGCCAGGCGGGGGTGCTGGCCGCAGCTGCCCTGGTGGGACTGGCTGACTCCGAGGAGATGCTGCAGAGGGACCACCAGAACGCCCAGAGATTTGCCAAAGGTGCCTGGACACCCCACCACTTCCCTTTGGCCCCAGGGTGGTGCCTTGCGGGTCCCCTGTAGCAGGGCCCAAGTCCCCAGCAGGTGTGCATTCCTCCAATTCAAGTGAAGGTCAGCAACCGAACCAGGAGGGGTGGGATCCAGGGAGCTTGAGGGCTTTACCAGACCACACCCCATGCAGGGCCTGGACTAGCAGGCACCCAGTGGGGTTCAGTAATTCTCAGCAGGATCCAGCAGAATGTAGCCTTTAACCTAGGTTGAGTCCTCACAGCAACCCCACAAtgtctccactttacagatgaggaaaccgagaggTTAATTGATTTGtctaaagaaagtgttagtcactcagttttatctctttgcaagcccaccagaaatgtagcccaccaggctcctctgtccatgtgattctccaggcaagaatactggagtgggttgccattcgcttctccaggggatcttcccaactcagagatcgaaccggagtctctcacactgcaggcagattttttaccatctgagccaccactaaTGTGTCCAAGGTCACAGCTAAAAAGTTGCAGGGCCAAGTCTGCCCAGGTCAGGACTAAggctccctcctttcttcccacCATGGCTGGGCTGCCCTCTGCCTTTCCTGGGTGACAAGGCAGGGGTCGTAGGGGTAGCCGTAGAGTCCTGGGGTTGGGCTCAACTCACCGCAGGACTTGGGCCCAGGGCTCCAGGAACTGGCGTCCCGCGTCTGCTCCGTGGATCCCACCGCCGTGGAGACCAACATGGTGATGGTGAGAGTGGACGGGCTGCCGCCCGAGGAGCTGTGCCGGCGCCTGCAGGCCGTGAGCGCGGACGAGGCGGCCCAGACCGGCCGCGCGGTGCGCGTGCTGGTCTTCCCCTGGACGGAGCGGTCGGTGCGCGCCGTGTGGCACCGGGACGTCTCCGCGCAGGACACAGAGCTGGCGCTGGGAAAGTGGGCGTTCGTGCTGAGGACCCTCCGCCTTGGCCAGGATGGACGGAGCTGACGAGGGCCGGTGTCTCCAGCGAGCCGGCGGAAGGAGAGGCAGTAAAACCCCACCCCCGTCCTCTGCTGGTCTCCTGGGACCCCCTCACTCCCGTCACACGCGGGGTGATGCCTTCCACCTGTTCATTCAGCAGACCCCACGTGCTGCTGTGTCTGGGATGGGGGCCCAAGCTTGCTGGGACAGATGGGACACCCGCCACAGCCCGGGGGGCATGAGAGCATTTCGGGGACCAGCAGGAGGAAGAACGAGAGGACACAGAAAGGGACACCGGCGTCGGGTGGCCTGGTGGGGGGCTGGGGCTTCACCTTGCAATCGTCTGACTTTTTAAACAATAAGTTTCTTTTTGCTTACAAATTAATGTCATTACTGCACATAATTTGGGACTGGATCTCCTTTCTAGCGACTCCTGGGGTGATTTAGACTCGGTGGTTAAGACCACCCTcctctgagtccctctgctgtccacctgaaactaccacattgttaattggctacatgccaatataaaataaaaagaatatatctatACCACGCTTCTGCTGAAGTTAACCAGAACACCTGGACAAAATATACTTTTGAAAACCACCTAAGAATAATcactattactattttttttttttgcatatttcattctggatatatatgtatgtatgcatacatttatatgaatctggattttttaaaataggggAGATAGACCGTCACATcagtgctttcagttcagttcagtcgctcagtcatgtccgactctttgtgaccccatgaattgcagcacgccaggcctccctgtccatcaccaactcctggagtttactcaaactcatgtccatcaagtcgatgatgccatccagccatctcatcttctgtcgtccccttctcctcctgccctcaacctctcccagcatcagggtcttttccaatgagtcaactcttctcatgaggtgaccaaagtattagagtttcagcttcagcatcagtccttccaatgaacacccaggactgatctcctttaggatggactggttggatctccttgcagtccaagggactctcaagagtcttctccaacaccatagttcaaaagcatcaatttttcggcgctcagctttcctcacagtccaactctcacatccatacatgaccactggaaaaaccatagccttcattagatggacctttgttggcaaagtaatgtatcttttttttttttttttttggtctctgctttttaatatgctatctaggttggtcataactttccttccaaggagtaagcgtcttttaatttcatggctgcaatcaccatctgcagtgattttggagccccaaaaaattaagtctggcactgtttccctatctatttcccatgaagtgatgggaccaggtgccatgatcttagttttctgaatgttgagctttaagccaactttttcactctcctctttcactttcatcaagaggctttttagttcctcttcacttctgccataagggtggtgtcatctgcatatacaTCAGTGCTTTAGTAAACCCTTAATAGGAATCGTAGGAGGAGGAATAGCTTTGTGAGTGTAGAGGATACTTCAGTTTAAGAACGTCGTTTTAGCCCGGAGTAGTTAGAAGCTGCCAGAAGCAGAAGCATAGGCATGGTGCTTAGGAGAGGACCTGGACTGGAGGCACGGAGGTGAgtctgagccacaggagaagaGGCATCCGTGGTGGGCCAAGAAAGCCTGTAGCTGAGGACTGCCCTTCTTTGCCTccctcacttatttttatttatttatttttggccatactgcgtggcatgtgggatcttagttccccgtgccccctgcagtagaagcttggagtcttaatcactggaccatcagggaagtccctgcctccctccttagAAGAATCTAGATCTGTCTATACTCTGGGAAATGCAGCATCCAGGACTCCCCAAGGCCCCAGAATCACTCTCCTGTGTGAGAAGGTGACAATAACAGAGAAGGCAAAGAAAACCAGCAACTCTAAACCTCCgcagtgtctcctgccttgccctgccctgccccgcccTGTAAATATGTACTGTAATAGTAATCACCTGAACTGAGGTGgagttagtcgctaagtcctgtccgactcttgccaccccatggactgcagcctgccaggctcctctgtccatgggattctccaggcaagaatactggagtaggttgccatccaTTGCTTGGTAACAAATTACTCCCCCTCAGCGATAATCCTTTTATTATCGTCGGGTTTCTGTGGTCCAGGAATTAGGGAGAGGAGTTCCGGGAGCGTCTCAGGAAGCCGCAGTGGAGACTGCACTAGGACCAGGGCCAGTGTGAAGCACCCACTGTGGACTTTGGCCAAGCCGAGACTGAGGCTCACCTGGGCTGGCCTCTCTGAATCATGGCCAGGTCTGTTCTAGAGAGGGAAGGGGCAAGTGTCCCCACCCACCCTCGTGAGTTCTGGGATCTGAGGTTCACCCGTGTGTGTCTGGTTCACTGTCTGTGCCCAGAGGCCAAGCCTGTCTGCAGAGAGGCCCAGGGTTAAACCCTCACACTGCTGACCCCCAGCTGCTGTGGGAGAGGTCAGGTGAGAGCCTCCCAAGCTGAGAGGACCTGCCCACAAAGCCAGCCCCTGGAACCAACGTGAGGCCCCGGGGGTCCTCCCTGCCTGTGCCAGCCGAAGGTAAGAAAGAGCTCGTCATGTCTGCCAAAGACGACTCTGGATGGACGgacacacagaccacacacaggATGTCtctggatggacagacagacacacagacctgGTGACAGGGTATCCCCTGCACTGTTTGTAAGCCATGGGTATGTATTATCTATTCTGAGAGTTTTTAAGTGAATAAAGGTTTAACTGCACACAGAACAAGCTGATTTATTTATGGACACATTGGCACAATGTTAAATGCTAAAACACAGGAGGTAGGAAGGGAAGCCCGCATTTAACATCCCCtttcccacaccccaccccctacTCTTTATCCCTCAGTGGGACTCTCCAAATGGTACCAGCCCCTGATGGCCCCCGAGCTTCCTGTAACCACCCCGCCTCCAGCCATAAAGGGagactgggggaggggaaagacCAAGGAGGGGAAGGCCACCATGGACCCCCGCACACACCTCAGACTCGAGGGCCCTGAGCCTGAGACCAACGCTGAGCAGGTCTTCAGGTCCTGCCCAGAGTGGAGGGAGCCTCAGCCTTCACAGACCACGGTGACCAGGCATGGGCGGGCTGCCACCTTCCCGTCTGTCTGGCCCTTAGAGGCACACTGGGCCTGGGTCTGCCTCCATTCCATAAGCCTGCGGCCAAAATTCCAGGCTCTGGCCTCGGCTGCTCCGGGCAGCCGCCCCTCCTGGTAGAGAAGcccctcactctccaccctggcacggctcccccaccccacaggaCTTCCACACCCGCTTGCCCAGGGGCCCACATGGGACCACAGGCATCCCTCTGGGAACTACAGGCGAGGGTGGGGTCTCGGAGCGCCGGCCCCAGGACAAGGACAGAGACCTGAAAACAAGGGGGGCAGAGGTGTGCCCAACCCCCCTCTGCTCCCCCTGCACCCGGAAATCCAAGAGGCCCCCGGTCCTCAGTCCCCTCCCCACCAACagctgccctggggaggggcggggggaggacaGACACGGCACGAAGGCCTGGTGAGGGCCTGGCACGGAGTGTTTGATGGATATCTGCTTCTCTCTAGACTGCCCCTCCGAGGACTGGGGCAGCTTTTCCGCCTGACACAGGTCCCTAGGACTGGAGGCAGCTGTGGCCCACcaggatgggtggggaggggcgggcgCAGGCCACAGCCTCGAGAGGCAAGGGGACCCACTGGGCAGCCAGGAGCCTGCAGCGCCCTGCCCCCTCGACCACCACAGCCATCGTCCCTGGTCCCTTTGCTCCCACTTTCTGGGTCTCACCTTTCTCACCTCTAAGAAGAGGCTAAACCAGTTAGTCCTTGAAGGCACAATGGGCAGGGGAGTCCCCCAAACATCAAGCAACAGGAGCCTAGATGCTCAGCTCTACCCGCCCCCCTGCTCCCAGTGAGGTCTCCAGCCCGGCCGTCAGAACAGGGCTCCCAGCCTCCTTCCCGTGGCCTCTCAGGGCCAGGCTCGGCAGCCCCAAACCCCAGGAGGTGCAAAGGGAAATGgagcccctctccccccacctgcCTGCCTGGGACTCAGATGACCACAGAGTGCGGGGCGCCCGGCTGCCCGCTCAGGCTGAGGGCTCGGGCCGCTGCGAGCAGGAGGGCGCCGCTGAGTGACTCCGCGGTGCAGGAGCCCCAGGCCAGGGCCAGGGACCAGCCGAAGCTGATGCGGACGTCCTGCACGTGCTGGGGGCCGTACTGGCGGGCCGTCTCTGCGAAGGCCAGCTGTGAGTAGCTGATGTAGATGACGACCCCCGCCAGGGTCAGGGCGCCTGGGGAGGAGATGCAGAGTGGCTGCTCAGTGCCTCTGCCTGCTGAGGGCGCCTGCCCCACCTGGGACCCCGGCACGGTGGTCCTGTAGACATGGCCTCTGCCCATTGGCCTTTGGGAGGATGGAGGCTCCAACTCAGTCCTCAAACCTCAGGGCCTCACCCTACAAAAACCCCTTGCAAACAGCACTACCTACACCCCCAACTCACATAAATGTCCCTGCATACACAGCCCCCTCCCATCGCCCCTGGagttacacacacacgcacacacacacagccagtgACCTCTACTGGCAGCCGGGAAGGGTGGGAGGAGCTCTAGAGCTCTGGCCAGACATCCTGAGCCAGGCCCCTGACCTGTACCTCCGGCTCCCTCTTCCTCGCAGTTCCACCCTCCCCACTTCACTGGCCCACAGTCTCCCCTGCTGACCCCAGCTCAGTGTCCCTCTTCCAGAggccctgtcccctccccaggtCTGAGTTTCAGGCCCTCCCTTCGGATCCCATGACCCCGTCCGTCCCCAGATGAGGacaccctcctccctccagccctgcaTCTCTGCAGGAAGAAGACTGGCTTTGAACCTAGTGCGCGGTGACCCTGGAGGGTCGGGGGCAAGCAAAGAGCTGGGCACCGGGACATCTGCCTGtccacccaggctcagggggaccAGCTCAGAGAGCCACCCTCCATCCCACCACTGCAGGCTGATGTCAGGGCCTGCCCTTGGTGCCAGCTGCAGGGAATGTAGGTGGGGTCCTGAGACCCCCAAAGGCACGTCCTGGGTGCATGGCGCTCCCTCCGGACACTGCCCAGTTAAGGCACGAGGCAGACCTTCAGGACTAGGTCTGCATCTCACTGGGACCCAGAGAAGGGGAAGACCCTGGGCACCCCCACACTGCCTGCCTCTTACTCAGGTCCTCTGGGATTCCTCACTTGACCAAAGATGGGAAGGACGGACTGGCCTCTACCAGCCTAGGGCTGGGTGGAGCCACCACAGAAGTTATGGATTTAATTTTGGGAAGCTGTGAAGCCAAATCAACTGCAAGGCTCTGGGACTGCGGTCAGTGCCCAGTTGGGGAGGGGGTGCTGAACACATCTCTCAGGCTTCTTCGGGGAACTCTGTGCAGCTGAGGCCCCAGAAACAGAGGTGTCTGTCTCAGCCTAGAGTGGTCAGAGCTCCCAGCCAAGTTCCCCctgtcccacccccaccacccccaaccaGGCTGCCCTACCAGCTGAGCACATCTCTTCAAGCCACCAGCTACTTCCGTCCAGCCTGGCTCTGGGCAGGACCCACCACTCTGCCAGAGTAAGCTCCCAAGCTGGACCCCGACCTAGAACACCTGACTCCTCCTGGGGACTGAGGCACCCAGGTCTGGCTCCTGCCAGACCTCTTCTGAACCTCAGACCTCCTGAGATGACTCAGGCCTCTCCCTGGCTGGCTCTGGAGCCTCGAGCTGGGTGATGGCCACGTGGAACTCATCACCCCAGGCTCCATATGCCCCCAGGCCCCTAGCTCAGGGCCCAGCCAGCGGCGACCTAGAACCCTCCAAGTCCCTCCCTCTTCTGCAGTGACAATGGGGGGGGATTGGGGAGATCTGGCCTCACGAAGGTCCCCTTGGTGTGACAGTCCTGACTCCGGGCCCCCAG
Protein-coding regions in this window:
- the LOC133057754 gene encoding uncharacterized protein LOC133057754 isoform X3, producing the protein MKTTENPSRKGFLHRLLLQRKLQATAAELLGVEQTLFVPTNTMANLISVMCHCRRRGSQLLLGQECHLHVYEQGGVAQIAGVHSHPLRDLPYGTLDLTELERLVTRSLGSPYHLVCELICLENTHSSSGGRVLPLEYLRQVHLLARSHGVRVHLDGARLMNAAVALGVPPARIVEHCDSVSLCFSKGLGAPVGALVGGSKDFIEEAWRLRKALGGGMRQAGVLAAAALVGLADSEEMLQRDHQNAQRFAKGTGVPRLLRGSHRRGDQHGDGESGRAAARGAVPAPAGRERGRGGPDRPRGARAGLPLDGAVGARRVAPGRLRAGHRAGAGKVGVRAEDPPPWPGWTELTRAGVSSEPAEGEAVKPHPRPLLVSWDPLTPVTRGVMPSTCSFSRPHVLLCLGWGPKLAGTDGTPATARGA
- the LOC133057754 gene encoding uncharacterized protein LOC133057754 isoform X5 is translated as MANLISVMCHCRRRGSQLLLGQECHLHVYEQGGVAQIAGVHSHPLRDLPYGTLDLTELERLVTRSLGSPYHLVCELICLENTHSSSGGRVLPLEYLRQVHLLARSHGVRVHLDGARLMNAAVALGVPPARIVEHCDSVSLCFSKGLGAPVGALVGGSKDFIEEAWRLRKALGGGMRQAGVLAAAALVGLADSEEMLQRDHQNAQRFAKGTGVPRLLRGSHRRGDQHGDGESGRAAARGAVPAPAGRERGRGGPDRPRGARAGLPLDGAVGARRVAPGRLRAGHRAGAGKVGVRAEDPPPWPGWTELTRAGVSSEPAEGEAVKPHPRPLLVSWDPLTPVTRGVMPSTCSFSRPHVLLCLGWGPKLAGTDGTPATARGA
- the LOC133057754 gene encoding uncharacterized protein LOC133057754 isoform X2, which translates into the protein MWGQVMMGLIKHPADTHCWPGTSKMLTHCSAELQATAAELLGVEQTLFVPTNTMANLISVMCHCRRRGSQLLLGQECHLHVYEQGGVAQIAGVHSHPLRDLPYGTLDLTELERLVTRSLGSPYHLVCELICLENTHSSSGGRVLPLEYLRQVHLLARSHGVRVHLDGARLMNAAVALGVPPARIVEHCDSVSLCFSKGLGAPVGALVGGSKDFIEEAWRLRKALGGGMRQAGVLAAAALVGLADSEEMLQRDHQNAQRFAKGTGVPRLLRGSHRRGDQHGDGESGRAAARGAVPAPAGRERGRGGPDRPRGARAGLPLDGAVGARRVAPGRLRAGHRAGAGKVGVRAEDPPPWPGWTELTRAGVSSEPAEGEAVKPHPRPLLVSWDPLTPVTRGVMPSTCSFSRPHVLLCLGWGPKLAGTDGTPATARGA
- the LOC133057754 gene encoding uncharacterized protein LOC133057754 isoform X1, producing the protein MLRRLARAATPRHRVFWARRSGSLAEVPTYVVDLRSDTVTKPGPAMRRAMAEAVVGDDDYGEDPTVRELQATAAELLGVEQTLFVPTNTMANLISVMCHCRRRGSQLLLGQECHLHVYEQGGVAQIAGVHSHPLRDLPYGTLDLTELERLVTRSLGSPYHLVCELICLENTHSSSGGRVLPLEYLRQVHLLARSHGVRVHLDGARLMNAAVALGVPPARIVEHCDSVSLCFSKGLGAPVGALVGGSKDFIEEAWRLRKALGGGMRQAGVLAAAALVGLADSEEMLQRDHQNAQRFAKGTGVPRLLRGSHRRGDQHGDGESGRAAARGAVPAPAGRERGRGGPDRPRGARAGLPLDGAVGARRVAPGRLRAGHRAGAGKVGVRAEDPPPWPGWTELTRAGVSSEPAEGEAVKPHPRPLLVSWDPLTPVTRGVMPSTCSFSRPHVLLCLGWGPKLAGTDGTPATARGA
- the LOC133057754 gene encoding uncharacterized protein LOC133057754 isoform X4; its protein translation is MLRRLARAATPRHRVFWARRSGSLAEVPTYVVDLRSDTVTKPGPAMRRAMAEAVVGDDDYGEDPTVRELQATAAELLGVEQTLFVPTNTMANLISVMCHCRRRGSQLLLGQECHLHVYEQGGVAQIAGVHSHPLRDLPYGTLDLTELERLVTRSLGSPYHLVCELICLENTHSSSGGRVLPLEYLRQVHLLARSHGVRVHLDGARLMNAAVALGVPPARIVEHCDSVSLCFSKGLGAPVGALVGGSKDFIEEAWRLRKALGGGMRQAGVLAAAALVGLADSEEMLQRDHQNAQRFAKGLQELASRVCSVDPTAVETNMVMVRVDGLPPEELCRRLQAVSADEAAQTGRAVRVLVFPWTERSVRAVWHRDVSAQDTELALGKWAFVLRTLRLGQDGRS